A stretch of Nitrospirota bacterium DNA encodes these proteins:
- a CDS encoding fibronectin type III domain-containing protein encodes MSALGLTRRIIRPAAFVFCLAFALPATHSFGETFQVPGEDARTIGQAITLAENNDDSSNVIEVSTGTYTENLVISKSLTIRGDDGAKVFIQAASSSNPLVDIGGASTTVTLEGLILRTAGTGVRINNSANIVLRNLVITFASTAIRCDVQTTTASVDHVTFFRVTNGIDCPTSTIPIRNNIFSIVSGIGISFFTVPGATLPQFNLFDPSGISGEHGENEVDTEGGSTDPRFVDSDNNDFHLQEGSPAIEPFDPDIDLGAYGGLTSQTDVPFPPGKPSVTCVSSPAAECTVSWTRNLDYQVQGYLVLSSAPSAPNPDYAVTTPVTNAAGQCAVSSDPPPVCSVVVGSLVDTGTAPADPSAPTARFGDSKVQLDWPAVSGATRYEVYVATTPGSIVPGTPNFNPSEPTQTVENLSNGTPYYFAVRAVNQPTFYTAVRSVYGDVSGTVTVGVSELSEAADPVVYGTPAFSGLSPEVSSTPQPVVAFPPLEDKGGCFIATAAYGSPLAPQVNILRAFREHYLRPYASGRVVIRLYETWSPPFADVIRSSEGLRLVVRVLLWPLVGLAWMVVYGPWWLILLVVGLAAFSVRFVLVKLRGAASV; translated from the coding sequence ATGTCGGCCCTGGGGTTGACCCGTCGCATCATTCGACCGGCGGCTTTCGTCTTCTGCCTGGCGTTTGCGCTCCCGGCAACGCACAGCTTCGGGGAGACCTTCCAGGTGCCAGGCGAAGACGCAAGAACAATTGGCCAAGCCATCACACTGGCTGAAAACAACGACGACTCGAGTAATGTCATCGAGGTGTCTACGGGAACCTACACGGAAAACCTGGTGATCTCAAAGTCGCTGACCATCCGAGGCGACGACGGGGCCAAAGTGTTTATCCAGGCGGCGTCCTCCAGCAACCCCTTGGTTGATATCGGCGGGGCCTCCACCACTGTCACCCTGGAGGGACTCATCCTGAGGACGGCGGGGACCGGGGTGCGGATCAATAACTCCGCCAACATAGTCCTCAGAAACCTTGTGATCACGTTTGCCTCAACCGCGATTCGCTGTGATGTCCAAACAACAACGGCTTCCGTCGACCATGTCACGTTTTTTCGGGTGACCAATGGCATTGATTGTCCGACGTCGACAATCCCTATCAGGAACAACATTTTCTCAATTGTATCGGGAATCGGCATTTCGTTCTTTACGGTGCCCGGAGCCACCCTGCCTCAGTTTAACCTCTTCGACCCGAGCGGAATCAGCGGCGAGCATGGAGAGAATGAGGTAGACACTGAGGGTGGTAGCACCGACCCGAGGTTCGTCGACAGCGACAACAACGACTTTCACCTCCAAGAAGGATCGCCTGCCATTGAGCCGTTCGATCCGGATATTGACCTGGGGGCTTATGGAGGGTTGACCTCACAGACGGACGTACCATTTCCGCCGGGGAAGCCCTCCGTCACCTGTGTCAGTTCTCCGGCGGCTGAATGCACGGTCTCGTGGACAAGGAATCTTGATTATCAGGTGCAGGGATATCTTGTGCTGTCATCCGCTCCGTCTGCTCCGAATCCTGATTACGCCGTGACCACGCCGGTCACCAATGCTGCCGGGCAATGCGCGGTCTCCTCGGACCCGCCTCCGGTGTGTTCAGTGGTGGTGGGCTCGTTGGTGGATACTGGAACGGCGCCTGCTGACCCCTCAGCACCCACCGCACGTTTTGGAGACTCGAAGGTGCAACTTGATTGGCCGGCCGTATCGGGAGCCACGAGGTATGAAGTATATGTGGCGACGACGCCAGGTTCCATTGTGCCTGGAACACCCAATTTCAACCCTTCAGAGCCCACCCAGACCGTCGAGAACCTCAGCAATGGCACACCGTATTACTTCGCCGTGCGTGCGGTGAACCAGCCGACATTTTATACGGCGGTCAGATCAGTGTACGGGGACGTGTCGGGCACGGTTACGGTGGGTGTGAGCGAGCTCTCAGAAGCCGCCGATCCGGTCGTGTACGGCACGCCCGCCTTCAGCGGTCTTTCCCCGGAGGTATCGAGTACTCCGCAGCCAGTGGTGGCGTTCCCACCGCTGGAAGACAAGGGCGGGTGTTTCATCGCCACGGCGGCGTACGGGTCGCCGTTGGCGCCCCAGGTGAACATCCTGCGGGCGTTCCGAGAACACTACCTCCGTCCCTATGCGTCGGGTCGTGTTGTGATCCGTTTGTATGAGACTTGGAGCCCGCCGTTCGCAGATGTGATTCGATCGTCGGAAGGCTTGCGCCTCGTGGTCAGGGTCCTGCTTTGGCCTCTTGTCGGCCTGGCTTGGATGGTGGT
- a CDS encoding acylphosphatase translates to MSDTKVYQATVHVTGRVQGVGYRNFAAAEANRLGLSGHAKNLRDGRVEVRLEGSREVIETVIGRLRIGPSAARVESVDVRWQTGSSGARGFSVA, encoded by the coding sequence ATGAGCGACACCAAGGTCTACCAAGCCACTGTCCACGTCACCGGGCGGGTCCAGGGAGTCGGCTACCGGAACTTCGCCGCGGCGGAGGCGAATCGATTGGGCCTCAGCGGTCACGCCAAGAACCTCCGTGACGGGCGGGTCGAGGTGCGACTGGAGGGCTCCCGCGAAGTAATCGAAACGGTCATCGGACGGCTGCGGATCGGCCCCAGCGCGGCGCGCGTCGAGTCGGTCGATGTCAGGTGGCAGACGGGTTCGTCAGGGGCGAGAGGGTTCAGCGTTGCCTAA
- the mscL gene encoding large-conductance mechanosensitive channel protein MscL produces the protein MLKDFRAFVLRGNVLDMAVGIIIGAAFGKIVSSLVSDVLMPPIGLIVGKVNFSHLFVNLSETTYPTLEAAKAAGAPTLNYGMFINSVVDFLIVAAVIFFLVKQFARLQRQEAGPPPAPTNKTCPHCISAVPIKATRCPQCTSELKAA, from the coding sequence ATGCTGAAAGACTTCAGAGCCTTCGTGCTGCGTGGGAACGTCCTGGACATGGCGGTGGGAATCATCATCGGCGCGGCATTCGGGAAGATCGTATCGTCGCTCGTCAGCGACGTGCTGATGCCGCCGATCGGGTTGATCGTCGGGAAGGTCAATTTTTCTCACCTGTTCGTGAACCTCTCGGAGACCACGTATCCAACGCTCGAGGCCGCCAAGGCCGCAGGCGCTCCGACGCTGAACTACGGAATGTTCATCAACTCGGTGGTCGATTTCCTGATCGTCGCGGCGGTGATCTTTTTCTTGGTCAAACAGTTCGCCCGGTTGCAGCGACAAGAGGCTGGTCCGCCGCCCGCGCCGACGAATAAGACCTGTCCACACTGCATTTCGGCGGTGCCGATCAAGGCGACGCGCTGTCCGCAGTGCACCTCGGAACTGAAGGCGGCCTGA
- a CDS encoding diacylglycerol kinase encodes MRRVIRALGFSIDGLKATWRTEWAFRVDLVVFVAFAPLALWLGRSGVERALLVGSLFLVLIAELVNSGIEAVVDRIGPDRHELSKKAKDVGSAIVLVALVNAGLVWLLILVERFL; translated from the coding sequence GTGAGACGGGTGATTCGAGCCCTCGGTTTCTCAATCGATGGCCTCAAGGCGACGTGGAGGACCGAATGGGCCTTTCGCGTCGATCTGGTGGTGTTCGTCGCGTTTGCTCCACTCGCGCTGTGGCTGGGGCGCAGTGGCGTTGAGCGCGCGCTGCTCGTCGGCAGCTTATTTCTCGTTCTGATCGCCGAGTTGGTTAATTCGGGGATCGAAGCGGTGGTGGACCGCATCGGACCGGATCGCCACGAACTCTCCAAGAAAGCCAAAGACGTGGGGTCCGCCATTGTCTTGGTCGCGCTGGTCAACGCGGGACTCGTGTGGTTGCTGATCCTGGTTGAACGGTTTCTCTGA
- a CDS encoding RNA polymerase sigma factor RpoD/SigA: MPNPKSRKAVLPKRPRKAKDVTLDDEPVEAPEAATDETFPLKAELDEDDGERSGNDDVEFEAHETVIENEAESEPSGGMDAVKSYLKEIRRSTLLTFADEQRLAKLIEQGDAKAREQMIESNLRLVVSIGKRYINRGLPFSDILEEGNIGLIKAVEKFNYRRGFKFSTYASWWIRQSIERAIINQSKLIRLPVHVVEKVNHFLQAVDALMQEYDRDPDAKEISRRLRIPVDEVVQLQQLIRKTYSLESPIGTAQETTLKDIIEDTSQVSPATTAEGIRRREDIIRWMKVLKPNEQKVLVMRFGLDGDEPHTLEEIGKVFGLTRERVRQIEAGALAKLRGVIGKKSITADEII, encoded by the coding sequence TTGCCTAATCCCAAATCTCGAAAGGCGGTTCTTCCCAAGCGGCCACGCAAAGCTAAAGACGTTACGCTCGACGACGAACCCGTCGAAGCGCCGGAGGCGGCGACCGACGAGACGTTTCCTCTCAAAGCCGAACTCGACGAAGACGACGGCGAGCGGAGCGGAAACGACGACGTCGAGTTCGAAGCCCATGAGACCGTTATTGAGAACGAGGCCGAGTCCGAGCCCAGCGGCGGCATGGACGCGGTCAAGAGTTACCTCAAGGAAATCCGCCGCTCCACGCTGCTCACCTTCGCCGACGAGCAACGCCTCGCCAAACTGATCGAGCAGGGTGACGCCAAAGCCCGCGAGCAGATGATCGAGTCCAATTTGCGGCTCGTCGTCAGCATCGGGAAACGCTACATCAACCGAGGCCTCCCGTTCTCCGATATCCTGGAAGAAGGGAACATCGGTCTGATCAAAGCGGTCGAGAAGTTCAACTATCGGCGCGGTTTCAAGTTTTCCACCTACGCGTCATGGTGGATCAGGCAGTCGATCGAGCGCGCCATCATCAACCAGAGCAAGTTGATTCGTCTGCCGGTCCACGTGGTCGAAAAAGTGAACCATTTCCTGCAGGCCGTGGATGCGCTCATGCAGGAGTACGATCGGGATCCCGACGCCAAGGAGATCTCCCGGCGCCTGCGGATTCCGGTCGATGAAGTCGTCCAACTCCAGCAGTTGATCCGCAAGACCTACTCGTTGGAGAGCCCGATCGGGACCGCGCAGGAGACGACGCTCAAAGACATCATCGAAGATACGTCTCAAGTGTCGCCGGCCACGACCGCGGAAGGGATCAGGCGACGCGAGGACATCATTCGGTGGATGAAGGTCCTGAAGCCCAACGAGCAGAAAGTGCTGGTCATGCGGTTCGGCCTCGACGGCGACGAACCCCACACCTTGGAAGAAATCGGCAAGGTCTTTGGTCTCACCCGAGAGCGGGTTCGCCAGATCGAGGCCGGTGCGCTCGCCAAGCTTCGCGGCGTGATCGGGAAAAAGAGCATCACGGCCGACGAAATCATTTAA
- the mtnA gene encoding S-methyl-5-thioribose-1-phosphate isomerase, with the protein MQSEGPTTPFVTVAWHSGRVRLLDQRRLPEETVYIECDDHAEVADAIRTLAVRGAPAIGIAAAMGLALGVKTLSPGSPDEIQSGLAKIADELAATRPTAVNLFWALDRMKRVAASHRHLDHGALVRRLTEEAQSILEEDVAMNRTMGAIGAGFIHDGDTVLTHCNAGALATGGYGTALGVIRAAWSSGKRIRVVADETRPVLQGARLTAWELMQDGIPVTLITDNMAGALMRQGRIRACIVGADRIASNGDVANKIGTYGVAVLARHHGLPFYVAAPTSTLDLSLRSGADIPIESRNPREVTHVNGQASVAPAGVAVDNPAFDVTPAELITAIITEKGAFRPEDIRRLGGEESALAPYRLA; encoded by the coding sequence ATGCAATCCGAAGGACCCACCACCCCCTTTGTAACCGTGGCATGGCACAGCGGCCGCGTTCGCCTGCTCGATCAGCGCCGTCTCCCGGAGGAGACGGTGTACATCGAGTGCGACGACCACGCGGAGGTCGCGGACGCGATCCGCACCCTTGCGGTCCGCGGCGCGCCCGCGATCGGAATCGCGGCGGCCATGGGTCTGGCCCTGGGGGTGAAGACGCTCTCCCCCGGCTCGCCCGACGAGATCCAGAGCGGCCTGGCGAAGATCGCCGACGAACTCGCCGCAACCCGGCCCACGGCCGTCAACCTGTTCTGGGCTCTGGACCGGATGAAGCGGGTGGCGGCCAGCCACCGGCACTTGGACCACGGCGCCCTGGTTCGTCGCCTGACCGAAGAAGCTCAAAGCATCCTTGAAGAAGATGTCGCGATGAACCGCACCATGGGGGCGATCGGCGCCGGGTTCATTCACGATGGGGATACGGTCCTCACCCACTGCAACGCCGGCGCGCTGGCCACCGGCGGGTACGGCACTGCCCTCGGGGTGATCCGCGCCGCGTGGAGCAGCGGCAAGCGTATTCGGGTCGTGGCCGATGAAACGCGGCCGGTGTTGCAGGGCGCGCGGCTGACCGCGTGGGAATTGATGCAGGACGGCATCCCGGTGACGCTGATTACCGACAACATGGCGGGAGCGCTGATGCGGCAGGGGCGCATCCGGGCGTGCATCGTGGGCGCGGATCGCATCGCCTCCAACGGCGACGTCGCGAACAAGATCGGCACCTATGGCGTGGCGGTGCTCGCCCGCCACCACGGCTTGCCGTTCTACGTGGCAGCGCCCACCTCCACGCTCGATCTGTCCTTGCGCTCGGGCGCAGATATCCCCATCGAGTCCCGGAATCCCCGCGAGGTCACGCACGTCAATGGGCAAGCTTCCGTGGCGCCCGCGGGAGTCGCGGTCGACAACCCCGCCTTCGACGTCACGCCCGCGGAATTGATCACCGCGATCATCACGGAAAAGGGCGCCTTCCGGCCGGAGGACATTCGGCGCCTGGGCGGCGAGGAGTCAGCCCTCGCGCCATACCGTCTCGCGTAG
- a CDS encoding adenine phosphoribosyltransferase — translation MDLKAKIREVPNFPKPGILFYDVTTLLRDAQAFARVINRLSEFYRGEGIQKVVGIESRGFILGAPLALQLGVGFVPVRKPGKLPAEVYEKTYELEYGSSSLAIHRDAIDRGERVLVVDDLLATGGTMAATVHLVGELGGVVVGVAVLIELVELRGRDKLKDQHVVSLLSY, via the coding sequence ATGGACCTCAAGGCTAAAATTCGGGAAGTCCCGAACTTTCCCAAACCGGGCATCTTGTTTTACGATGTGACCACCCTGTTGCGTGATGCGCAGGCGTTTGCCCGCGTGATCAACAGGCTTTCGGAGTTTTACCGCGGGGAAGGCATTCAGAAGGTCGTCGGGATCGAATCGCGAGGGTTTATCCTGGGCGCTCCGCTGGCGCTGCAATTGGGCGTGGGGTTCGTCCCGGTTCGCAAGCCCGGCAAACTGCCGGCCGAGGTCTATGAAAAGACCTATGAGCTGGAATACGGGTCCAGTTCCTTGGCCATCCACCGGGACGCGATCGACCGCGGCGAGCGAGTCCTTGTCGTCGACGATCTCTTGGCCACTGGCGGTACCATGGCCGCCACGGTCCACCTGGTGGGCGAACTGGGCGGCGTGGTCGTTGGCGTCGCCGTCCTGATCGAGCTGGTGGAACTCCGTGGACGTGACAAGCTCAAAGACCAGCACGTCGTCTCCCTCCTCAGTTACTGA
- the ald gene encoding alanine dehydrogenase, with protein MKVGVPREIMEHEYRVGMTPAGVRAIAHLGAQVFVERGAGEGSGFSDRAYEEAGAMLVASTEAVYKMCDLIVKVKEPLPKEYPWIQKGQTLFTFLHLAADRGLTDALLSAGVVGIAYETVTLADGVRPLLRPMSDIAGRLAVQIGASYLQKTNGGSGVLLSGIPGVERGRVTILGGGVVGTSAAKMAVGMGARVTVLEQDPNRLRSVDDLFGGRITTLVASPETIHNAVVQADLVIGAVLVSGGRTPHLVSAQTVGQMRKGSVIVDVSIDQGGCVETARKTTQADPVYTAHGVIHYGVANLPGTVPRTSTQALTAMTLPYVMKLVERGIEPALTQDPTLGAGLNVYHGRVVHSGVAEAHGMRLESWH; from the coding sequence ATGAAAGTCGGCGTTCCGCGTGAGATCATGGAGCACGAGTACCGGGTGGGGATGACGCCGGCGGGAGTTCGCGCGATCGCCCACCTTGGGGCTCAAGTGTTCGTGGAACGTGGGGCCGGGGAGGGAAGCGGGTTTTCCGATCGGGCCTACGAGGAGGCGGGAGCCATGCTGGTCGCCTCAACGGAAGCCGTGTACAAGATGTGCGACTTGATCGTGAAGGTCAAGGAGCCGCTCCCCAAAGAGTACCCGTGGATCCAGAAGGGGCAAACCCTCTTCACGTTTCTGCATCTGGCCGCTGATCGCGGGTTGACCGACGCGCTGTTGTCGGCGGGGGTCGTGGGGATCGCGTACGAGACGGTCACGCTGGCGGACGGCGTCCGGCCGCTCCTGCGGCCGATGAGCGATATCGCCGGACGCCTGGCAGTGCAGATCGGGGCGTCGTATCTCCAGAAGACCAACGGCGGCAGCGGGGTGTTGCTGTCCGGCATCCCCGGCGTGGAGCGCGGCCGGGTCACGATCCTGGGGGGCGGCGTGGTTGGGACCAGCGCGGCGAAGATGGCGGTTGGCATGGGCGCGCGGGTCACGGTGCTGGAGCAGGATCCCAATCGCCTGCGGTCGGTGGACGATTTGTTCGGAGGCCGCATTACGACGCTCGTCGCGAGCCCTGAGACCATTCACAACGCCGTGGTCCAGGCCGATCTTGTGATCGGAGCGGTGCTGGTTTCCGGGGGGAGGACGCCGCATTTGGTGTCGGCGCAAACCGTGGGGCAGATGCGAAAGGGATCGGTGATCGTCGACGTGTCGATCGACCAGGGTGGTTGCGTCGAAACCGCGCGGAAAACCACGCAGGCCGACCCGGTGTATACGGCGCACGGCGTGATCCATTACGGCGTCGCCAACTTGCCCGGGACCGTCCCGAGGACGTCGACGCAGGCGTTGACCGCGATGACTCTGCCGTACGTGATGAAGTTGGTGGAACGCGGCATTGAGCCGGCGCTGACCCAGGATCCGACCCTGGGCGCCGGGCTGAACGTGTATCACGGCCGGGTGGTGCATTCCGGCGTCGCTGAAGCCCACGGAATGCGGCTGGAGTCGTGGCACTAA